From Callithrix jacchus isolate 240 chromosome 3, calJac240_pri, whole genome shotgun sequence, a single genomic window includes:
- the AASDH gene encoding beta-alanine-activating enzyme isoform X3: MKKCNLKYILVEKKQINKFKSFHETLNYDTFTVEHNDLVLFRLHWKNTEVDLMLSDGKEKYEKEKIRNSVSSEHVNEEKVEERMDLRLEHCLAYVLHTSGTTGIPKIVRVPHECIVPNIQHFRVLFDITQEDVLFLASPLTFDPSVVEIFLALSSGASLLIVPTSIKLLPSKLATVLFSHHRVTVLQATPTLLRRFGSQLIKSTVLSATTSLRVLALGGEVFPSLTVLRSWRGEGNKTQIFNVYGITEVSSWATIYRIPEKILNSTLKCELPVHLGFPLLGTVVEVRDTNGFTIQEGSGQVFLGGRNRVCFLDGEVTVPLGTMRATGDFVTVKDGEIFFLGRKDSQIKRHGKRLNIELVQQVAEELQQVESCAVTWYNQEKLILFMVSKDALVKDYIFKELQKHLPSHAIPDELVLIDTLPFTSHGKIDVSELNKIYLNYINLKSENKLSGKEDLWEKLQYLWKSTLNLPDLLKVPDESRFLNSGGDSLKSMRLLSEIEKLVGTLVPGLLEMILSSSILEIYNHILQTVFPDEDVTFRKSCATKRKLSNINQEEASGTSLHQKAIMTLSCHNKINAFVALSRGSQILSLNTTRFLPKLGHCSSAYPSDSVSQTNTQNLKGLNSPVLIGKSKDPSCVAKVPEEGKPAIGTQKMELHMRWRSDTGKCVDASPLVVIPSFDESSTTVYIGSHSHKMKAVDFYSGKVKWEQSLGDRIESSACVSKCGNFIVVGCYNGLVYVLKSNSGEKYWMFTTEDTIKSSPTMDPTTGLIYIGSHDQHAYALDIYRKNCVWKSKCGGTVFSSPCLNLIPHHLYCATLGGLLLAVNPATGNVIWKHSCGKPLFSSPRCCSQYICIGCVDGNLLCFTHFGEQVWQFSTSGPIFSSPCTSPSEQKIFFGSHDCFIYCCNMKGHLQWKFETTSRVYATPFAFHNYNSSNEMLLAAASTDGKLWILESQSGQLQSVYELPGEVFSSPVVLESMLIIGCRNNYVYCLDLLGGNQK, from the exons AAATTTAAATCTTTTCATGAAACATTGAACTATGATACATTTACAGTAGAACATAATGACTTAGTGCTCTTCAGACTTCACTGGAAAAATACTGAGGTGGACTTGATGCTAAGTGATggaaaagagaaatatgaaaaagaaaaaataagaaacagtgtAAGTTCTGAGCATGTCAATGAAGAAAAAGTAGAAGAACGCATGGATCTGAGGCTAGAGCATTGCTTAGCCTATGTTCTACATACATCAGGGACTACAGGAATACCAAAGATTGTCAGAGTGCCTCATGAGTGCATAGTACCCAATATCCAGCATTTTCG GGTACTTTTTGACATCACACAAGAAGATGTTTTGTTTCTGGCTTCACCTCTGACCTTTGATCCTTCTGTTGTGGAAATATTTCTCGCTTTATCAAGTGGTGCCTCTCTGCTTATTGTACCAACTTCCATTAAGTTGCTTCCATCAAAATTAGCCACTGTTCTCTTTTCCCATCACAGAGTGACTGTTTTGCAG GCAACACCAACATTGCTTAGAAGATTTGGATCTCAGCTTATCAAGTCAACTGTTTTGTCAGCCACTACTTCTCTTCGAGTATTAGCCCTTGGTGGTGAAGTGTTTCCATCATTGACGGTTctcagaagctggagaggagaaggcaataaaacacaaatatttaatgtttatggTATCACAGAGGTATCAAGTTGGGCGACTATTTATAGGATTCCAGAGAAGATTCTTAACTCTACTTTAAA ATGTGAATTGCCTGTACACCTGGGATTTCCACTTCTTGGAACAGTAGTCGAAGTTAGAGATACTAATGGCTTCACAATTCAAGAAGGCAGTGGCCAAGTATTTTTAg GTGGCAGAAACAGAGTGTGTTTTCTTGATGGTGAAGTGACAGTACCACTTGGCACAATGCGAGCCACAGGAGACTTTGTGACTGTGAAAGATGGAGAGATATTTTTTCTGGGACGAAAGGATAGTCAGATCAAACGTCATGGCAAACGTCTTAACATTGAACTTGTACAACAG GTTGCTGAAGAGCTTCAGCAAGTGGAGTCTTGTGCAGTTACATGGTATAATCAGGAAAAATTAATTCTCTTCATGGTATCTAAAGATGCTTTAGTAAAAGATTACATCTTTAAAGAACTGCAGAAACATCTTCCAAGTCATGCAATCCCGGATGAGCTTGTATTGATTGATACTCTACCATTTACATCCCACG GCAAAATTGATGTTTCTGAGTTAAACAAGATATATTTAAACTACATAAACTTGAAGTCTGAGAATAAGCTCAGTGGGAAAGAGGACCTTTGGGAAAAATTACAGTATTTGTGGAAg TCTACTCTGAATCTCCCAGATCTTTTGAAGGTTCCTGATGAGTCACGATTCTTAAATAGTGGTGGAGATTCACTAAAGTCCATGCGGCTCCTCAGTGAGATTGAAAAACTTGTTGGGACATTAGTACCTGGGCTTCTGGAAATGATTCTCAGTAGTTCCATTTTAGAGATTTATAATCACATCCTTCAAACAGTGTTTCCAGATGAAGATGTGACATTCAGGAAGAGTTGTGCCACAAAAAGGAAACTCAGCAACATTAATCAAGAGGAAGCCAGTGGAACATCTTTACATCAGAAAGCCATCATGACTTTAAGTTGCCACAACAAGATTAATGCTTTTGTTGCACTGAGCAGAGGGAGTCAAATTTTGTCTTTGAATACTACTAGGTTTTTACCAAAGTTAGGACATTGCTCTTCAGCCTATCCTTCTGATTCAGTTTCACAGACCAACACTCAAAATTTAAAAGGCCTAAATTCTCCAGTTCTTATTGGGAAGTCAAAAGATCCATCCTGTGTTGCAAAAGTTCCTGAAGAGGGGAAACCTGCGATAGGGACTCAGAAAATGGAGTTACATATGAGGTGGAGGTCAGACACAGGCAAATGCGTAGATGCTTCACCGCTGGTTGTAATACCTTCTTTTGATGAGTCATCTACAACTGTGTACATTGGTTCCCATTCTCATAAAATGAAGGCAGTTGACTTTTACTCTGGGAAGGTGAAATGGGAACAGAGTTTGGGAGATCGAATTGAATCCTCAGCCTGTGTATCTAAGTGTGGAAACTTTATTGTGGTGG GCTGTTATAATGGATTAGTTTATGTTCTGAAAAGTAATAGTGGAGAAAAATACTGGATGTTTACTACTGAAGACACCATCAAAAGCTCGCCAACCATGGATCCAACCACAGGACTCATTTACATTGGATCTCATGACCAGCATGCATATGCTTTAGATATTTAT AGAAAGAATTGTGTTTGGAAGTCAAAATGTGGAGGAACTGTCTTTTCCTCTCCGTGTTTGAACCTGATTCCACATCATTTGTATTGTGCTACACTGGGAGGACTTTTACTGGCTGTAAATCCT GCTACTGGGAATGTTATTTGGAAACATTCCTGTGGAAAACCACTCTTCTCTTCCCCACGATGTTGCTCACAGTATATTTGTATTGGCTGTGTAGATGGGAATTTACTCTGCTTTACTCACTTTGGAGAACAg GTTTGGCAGTTCTCTACCAGTGGACCAATCTTTTCATCCCCATGTACCTCACCATCagagcaaaaaatattttttggttccCATGATTGCTTTATCTACTGCTGTAACATGAAAGGTCACTTGCAGTGGAAATTTGAAACTACTTCAAGGGTCTATGCAACACCGTTTGCTTTCCATAACTACAATAGCAGCAATGAAATGTTGCTGGCAGCAGCATCTACTGATGGGAAACTGTGGATCTTGGAATCTCAGAGTGGACAACTGCAAAGTGTTTATGAACTTCCTGGAGAAGTATTCTCTTCTCCTGTGGTCCTGGAATCAATGCTCATTATTGGGTGTagaaataattatgtttattGTCTGGATTTGTTGGGTGGCaatcaaaaataa
- the AASDH gene encoding beta-alanine-activating enzyme isoform X4, translating to MKKCNLKYILVEKKQINKFKSFHETLNYDTFTVEHNDLVLFRLHWKNTEVDLMLSDGKEKYEKEKIRNSVSSEHVNEEKVEERMDLRLEHCLAYVLHTSGTTGIPKIVRVPHECIVPNIQHFRVLFDITQEDVLFLASPLTFDPSVVEIFLALSSGASLLIVPTSIKLLPSKLATVLFSHHRVTVLQATPTLLRRFGSQLIKSTVLSATTSLRVLALGGEVFPSLTVLRSWRGEGNKTQIFNVYGITEVSSWATIYRIPEKILNSTLKCELPVHLGFPLLGTVVEVRDTNGFTIQEGSGQVFLGGRNRVCFLDGEVTVPLGTMRATGDFVTVKDGEIFFLGRKDSQIKRHGKRLNIELVQQVAEELQQVESCAVTWYNQEKLILFMVSKDALVKDYIFKELQKHLPSHAIPDELVLIDTLPFTSHGKIDVSELNKIYLNYINLKSENKLSGKEDLWEKLQYLWKSTLNLPDLLKVPDESRFLNSGGDSLKSMRLLSEIEKLVGTLVPGLLEMILSSSILEIYNHILQTVFPDEDVTFRKSCATKRKLSNINQEEASGTSLHQKAIMTLSCHNKINAFVALSRGSQILSLNTTRFLPKLGHCSSAYPSDSVSQTNTQNLKGLNSPVLIGKSKDPSCVAKVPEEGKPAIGTQKMELHMRWRSDTGKCVDASPLVVIPSFDESSTTVYIGSHSHKMKAVDFYSGKVKWEQSLGDRIESSACVSKCGNFIVVGCYNGLVYVLKSNSGEKYWMFTTEDTIKSSPTMDPTTGLIYIGSHDQHAYALDIYATGNVIWKHSCGKPLFSSPRCCSQYICIGCVDGNLLCFTHFGEQVWQFSTSGPIFSSPCTSPSEQKIFFGSHDCFIYCCNMKGHLQWKFETTSRVYATPFAFHNYNSSNEMLLAAASTDGKLWILESQSGQLQSVYELPGEVFSSPVVLESMLIIGCRNNYVYCLDLLGGNQK from the exons AAATTTAAATCTTTTCATGAAACATTGAACTATGATACATTTACAGTAGAACATAATGACTTAGTGCTCTTCAGACTTCACTGGAAAAATACTGAGGTGGACTTGATGCTAAGTGATggaaaagagaaatatgaaaaagaaaaaataagaaacagtgtAAGTTCTGAGCATGTCAATGAAGAAAAAGTAGAAGAACGCATGGATCTGAGGCTAGAGCATTGCTTAGCCTATGTTCTACATACATCAGGGACTACAGGAATACCAAAGATTGTCAGAGTGCCTCATGAGTGCATAGTACCCAATATCCAGCATTTTCG GGTACTTTTTGACATCACACAAGAAGATGTTTTGTTTCTGGCTTCACCTCTGACCTTTGATCCTTCTGTTGTGGAAATATTTCTCGCTTTATCAAGTGGTGCCTCTCTGCTTATTGTACCAACTTCCATTAAGTTGCTTCCATCAAAATTAGCCACTGTTCTCTTTTCCCATCACAGAGTGACTGTTTTGCAG GCAACACCAACATTGCTTAGAAGATTTGGATCTCAGCTTATCAAGTCAACTGTTTTGTCAGCCACTACTTCTCTTCGAGTATTAGCCCTTGGTGGTGAAGTGTTTCCATCATTGACGGTTctcagaagctggagaggagaaggcaataaaacacaaatatttaatgtttatggTATCACAGAGGTATCAAGTTGGGCGACTATTTATAGGATTCCAGAGAAGATTCTTAACTCTACTTTAAA ATGTGAATTGCCTGTACACCTGGGATTTCCACTTCTTGGAACAGTAGTCGAAGTTAGAGATACTAATGGCTTCACAATTCAAGAAGGCAGTGGCCAAGTATTTTTAg GTGGCAGAAACAGAGTGTGTTTTCTTGATGGTGAAGTGACAGTACCACTTGGCACAATGCGAGCCACAGGAGACTTTGTGACTGTGAAAGATGGAGAGATATTTTTTCTGGGACGAAAGGATAGTCAGATCAAACGTCATGGCAAACGTCTTAACATTGAACTTGTACAACAG GTTGCTGAAGAGCTTCAGCAAGTGGAGTCTTGTGCAGTTACATGGTATAATCAGGAAAAATTAATTCTCTTCATGGTATCTAAAGATGCTTTAGTAAAAGATTACATCTTTAAAGAACTGCAGAAACATCTTCCAAGTCATGCAATCCCGGATGAGCTTGTATTGATTGATACTCTACCATTTACATCCCACG GCAAAATTGATGTTTCTGAGTTAAACAAGATATATTTAAACTACATAAACTTGAAGTCTGAGAATAAGCTCAGTGGGAAAGAGGACCTTTGGGAAAAATTACAGTATTTGTGGAAg TCTACTCTGAATCTCCCAGATCTTTTGAAGGTTCCTGATGAGTCACGATTCTTAAATAGTGGTGGAGATTCACTAAAGTCCATGCGGCTCCTCAGTGAGATTGAAAAACTTGTTGGGACATTAGTACCTGGGCTTCTGGAAATGATTCTCAGTAGTTCCATTTTAGAGATTTATAATCACATCCTTCAAACAGTGTTTCCAGATGAAGATGTGACATTCAGGAAGAGTTGTGCCACAAAAAGGAAACTCAGCAACATTAATCAAGAGGAAGCCAGTGGAACATCTTTACATCAGAAAGCCATCATGACTTTAAGTTGCCACAACAAGATTAATGCTTTTGTTGCACTGAGCAGAGGGAGTCAAATTTTGTCTTTGAATACTACTAGGTTTTTACCAAAGTTAGGACATTGCTCTTCAGCCTATCCTTCTGATTCAGTTTCACAGACCAACACTCAAAATTTAAAAGGCCTAAATTCTCCAGTTCTTATTGGGAAGTCAAAAGATCCATCCTGTGTTGCAAAAGTTCCTGAAGAGGGGAAACCTGCGATAGGGACTCAGAAAATGGAGTTACATATGAGGTGGAGGTCAGACACAGGCAAATGCGTAGATGCTTCACCGCTGGTTGTAATACCTTCTTTTGATGAGTCATCTACAACTGTGTACATTGGTTCCCATTCTCATAAAATGAAGGCAGTTGACTTTTACTCTGGGAAGGTGAAATGGGAACAGAGTTTGGGAGATCGAATTGAATCCTCAGCCTGTGTATCTAAGTGTGGAAACTTTATTGTGGTGG GCTGTTATAATGGATTAGTTTATGTTCTGAAAAGTAATAGTGGAGAAAAATACTGGATGTTTACTACTGAAGACACCATCAAAAGCTCGCCAACCATGGATCCAACCACAGGACTCATTTACATTGGATCTCATGACCAGCATGCATATGCTTTAGATATTTAT GCTACTGGGAATGTTATTTGGAAACATTCCTGTGGAAAACCACTCTTCTCTTCCCCACGATGTTGCTCACAGTATATTTGTATTGGCTGTGTAGATGGGAATTTACTCTGCTTTACTCACTTTGGAGAACAg GTTTGGCAGTTCTCTACCAGTGGACCAATCTTTTCATCCCCATGTACCTCACCATCagagcaaaaaatattttttggttccCATGATTGCTTTATCTACTGCTGTAACATGAAAGGTCACTTGCAGTGGAAATTTGAAACTACTTCAAGGGTCTATGCAACACCGTTTGCTTTCCATAACTACAATAGCAGCAATGAAATGTTGCTGGCAGCAGCATCTACTGATGGGAAACTGTGGATCTTGGAATCTCAGAGTGGACAACTGCAAAGTGTTTATGAACTTCCTGGAGAAGTATTCTCTTCTCCTGTGGTCCTGGAATCAATGCTCATTATTGGGTGTagaaataattatgtttattGTCTGGATTTGTTGGGTGGCaatcaaaaataa
- the AASDH gene encoding beta-alanine-activating enzyme isoform X5: MLSDGKEKYEKEKIRNSVSSEHVNEEKVEERMDLRLEHCLAYVLHTSGTTGIPKIVRVPHECIVPNIQHFRVLFDITQEDVLFLASPLTFDPSVVEIFLALSSGASLLIVPTSIKLLPSKLATVLFSHHRVTVLQATPTLLRRFGSQLIKSTVLSATTSLRVLALGGEVFPSLTVLRSWRGEGNKTQIFNVYGITEVSSWATIYRIPEKILNSTLKCELPVHLGFPLLGTVVEVRDTNGFTIQEGSGQVFLGGRNRVCFLDGEVTVPLGTMRATGDFVTVKDGEIFFLGRKDSQIKRHGKRLNIELVQQVAEELQQVESCAVTWYNQEKLILFMVSKDALVKDYIFKELQKHLPSHAIPDELVLIDTLPFTSHGKIDVSELNKIYLNYINLKSENKLSGKEDLWEKLQYLWKSTLNLPDLLKVPDESRFLNSGGDSLKSMRLLSEIEKLVGTLVPGLLEMILSSSILEIYNHILQTVFPDEDVTFRKSCATKRKLSNINQEEASGTSLHQKAIMTLSCHNKINAFVALSRGSQILSLNTTRFLPKLGHCSSAYPSDSVSQTNTQNLKGLNSPVLIGKSKDPSCVAKVPEEGKPAIGTQKMELHMRWRSDTGKCVDASPLVVIPSFDESSTTVYIGSHSHKMKAVDFYSGKVKWEQSLGDRIESSACVSKCGNFIVVGCYNGLVYVLKSNSGEKYWMFTTEDTIKSSPTMDPTTGLIYIGSHDQHAYALDIYRKNCVWKSKCGGTVFSSPCLNLIPHHLYCATLGGLLLAVNPATGNVIWKHSCGKPLFSSPRCCSQYICIGCVDGNLLCFTHFGEQVWQFSTSGPIFSSPCTSPSEQKIFFGSHDCFIYCCNMKGHLQWKFETTSRVYATPFAFHNYNSSNEMLLAAASTDGKLWILESQSGQLQSVYELPGEVFSSPVVLESMLIIGCRNNYVYCLDLLGGNQK; encoded by the exons ATGCTAAGTGATggaaaagagaaatatgaaaaagaaaaaataagaaacagtgtAAGTTCTGAGCATGTCAATGAAGAAAAAGTAGAAGAACGCATGGATCTGAGGCTAGAGCATTGCTTAGCCTATGTTCTACATACATCAGGGACTACAGGAATACCAAAGATTGTCAGAGTGCCTCATGAGTGCATAGTACCCAATATCCAGCATTTTCG GGTACTTTTTGACATCACACAAGAAGATGTTTTGTTTCTGGCTTCACCTCTGACCTTTGATCCTTCTGTTGTGGAAATATTTCTCGCTTTATCAAGTGGTGCCTCTCTGCTTATTGTACCAACTTCCATTAAGTTGCTTCCATCAAAATTAGCCACTGTTCTCTTTTCCCATCACAGAGTGACTGTTTTGCAG GCAACACCAACATTGCTTAGAAGATTTGGATCTCAGCTTATCAAGTCAACTGTTTTGTCAGCCACTACTTCTCTTCGAGTATTAGCCCTTGGTGGTGAAGTGTTTCCATCATTGACGGTTctcagaagctggagaggagaaggcaataaaacacaaatatttaatgtttatggTATCACAGAGGTATCAAGTTGGGCGACTATTTATAGGATTCCAGAGAAGATTCTTAACTCTACTTTAAA ATGTGAATTGCCTGTACACCTGGGATTTCCACTTCTTGGAACAGTAGTCGAAGTTAGAGATACTAATGGCTTCACAATTCAAGAAGGCAGTGGCCAAGTATTTTTAg GTGGCAGAAACAGAGTGTGTTTTCTTGATGGTGAAGTGACAGTACCACTTGGCACAATGCGAGCCACAGGAGACTTTGTGACTGTGAAAGATGGAGAGATATTTTTTCTGGGACGAAAGGATAGTCAGATCAAACGTCATGGCAAACGTCTTAACATTGAACTTGTACAACAG GTTGCTGAAGAGCTTCAGCAAGTGGAGTCTTGTGCAGTTACATGGTATAATCAGGAAAAATTAATTCTCTTCATGGTATCTAAAGATGCTTTAGTAAAAGATTACATCTTTAAAGAACTGCAGAAACATCTTCCAAGTCATGCAATCCCGGATGAGCTTGTATTGATTGATACTCTACCATTTACATCCCACG GCAAAATTGATGTTTCTGAGTTAAACAAGATATATTTAAACTACATAAACTTGAAGTCTGAGAATAAGCTCAGTGGGAAAGAGGACCTTTGGGAAAAATTACAGTATTTGTGGAAg TCTACTCTGAATCTCCCAGATCTTTTGAAGGTTCCTGATGAGTCACGATTCTTAAATAGTGGTGGAGATTCACTAAAGTCCATGCGGCTCCTCAGTGAGATTGAAAAACTTGTTGGGACATTAGTACCTGGGCTTCTGGAAATGATTCTCAGTAGTTCCATTTTAGAGATTTATAATCACATCCTTCAAACAGTGTTTCCAGATGAAGATGTGACATTCAGGAAGAGTTGTGCCACAAAAAGGAAACTCAGCAACATTAATCAAGAGGAAGCCAGTGGAACATCTTTACATCAGAAAGCCATCATGACTTTAAGTTGCCACAACAAGATTAATGCTTTTGTTGCACTGAGCAGAGGGAGTCAAATTTTGTCTTTGAATACTACTAGGTTTTTACCAAAGTTAGGACATTGCTCTTCAGCCTATCCTTCTGATTCAGTTTCACAGACCAACACTCAAAATTTAAAAGGCCTAAATTCTCCAGTTCTTATTGGGAAGTCAAAAGATCCATCCTGTGTTGCAAAAGTTCCTGAAGAGGGGAAACCTGCGATAGGGACTCAGAAAATGGAGTTACATATGAGGTGGAGGTCAGACACAGGCAAATGCGTAGATGCTTCACCGCTGGTTGTAATACCTTCTTTTGATGAGTCATCTACAACTGTGTACATTGGTTCCCATTCTCATAAAATGAAGGCAGTTGACTTTTACTCTGGGAAGGTGAAATGGGAACAGAGTTTGGGAGATCGAATTGAATCCTCAGCCTGTGTATCTAAGTGTGGAAACTTTATTGTGGTGG GCTGTTATAATGGATTAGTTTATGTTCTGAAAAGTAATAGTGGAGAAAAATACTGGATGTTTACTACTGAAGACACCATCAAAAGCTCGCCAACCATGGATCCAACCACAGGACTCATTTACATTGGATCTCATGACCAGCATGCATATGCTTTAGATATTTAT AGAAAGAATTGTGTTTGGAAGTCAAAATGTGGAGGAACTGTCTTTTCCTCTCCGTGTTTGAACCTGATTCCACATCATTTGTATTGTGCTACACTGGGAGGACTTTTACTGGCTGTAAATCCT GCTACTGGGAATGTTATTTGGAAACATTCCTGTGGAAAACCACTCTTCTCTTCCCCACGATGTTGCTCACAGTATATTTGTATTGGCTGTGTAGATGGGAATTTACTCTGCTTTACTCACTTTGGAGAACAg GTTTGGCAGTTCTCTACCAGTGGACCAATCTTTTCATCCCCATGTACCTCACCATCagagcaaaaaatattttttggttccCATGATTGCTTTATCTACTGCTGTAACATGAAAGGTCACTTGCAGTGGAAATTTGAAACTACTTCAAGGGTCTATGCAACACCGTTTGCTTTCCATAACTACAATAGCAGCAATGAAATGTTGCTGGCAGCAGCATCTACTGATGGGAAACTGTGGATCTTGGAATCTCAGAGTGGACAACTGCAAAGTGTTTATGAACTTCCTGGAGAAGTATTCTCTTCTCCTGTGGTCCTGGAATCAATGCTCATTATTGGGTGTagaaataattatgtttattGTCTGGATTTGTTGGGTGGCaatcaaaaataa
- the AASDH gene encoding beta-alanine-activating enzyme isoform X6 yields MLATPTLLRRFGSQLIKSTVLSATTSLRVLALGGEVFPSLTVLRSWRGEGNKTQIFNVYGITEVSSWATIYRIPEKILNSTLKCELPVHLGFPLLGTVVEVRDTNGFTIQEGSGQVFLGGRNRVCFLDGEVTVPLGTMRATGDFVTVKDGEIFFLGRKDSQIKRHGKRLNIELVQQVAEELQQVESCAVTWYNQEKLILFMVSKDALVKDYIFKELQKHLPSHAIPDELVLIDTLPFTSHGKIDVSELNKIYLNYINLKSENKLSGKEDLWEKLQYLWKSTLNLPDLLKVPDESRFLNSGGDSLKSMRLLSEIEKLVGTLVPGLLEMILSSSILEIYNHILQTVFPDEDVTFRKSCATKRKLSNINQEEASGTSLHQKAIMTLSCHNKINAFVALSRGSQILSLNTTRFLPKLGHCSSAYPSDSVSQTNTQNLKGLNSPVLIGKSKDPSCVAKVPEEGKPAIGTQKMELHMRWRSDTGKCVDASPLVVIPSFDESSTTVYIGSHSHKMKAVDFYSGKVKWEQSLGDRIESSACVSKCGNFIVVGCYNGLVYVLKSNSGEKYWMFTTEDTIKSSPTMDPTTGLIYIGSHDQHAYALDIYRKNCVWKSKCGGTVFSSPCLNLIPHHLYCATLGGLLLAVNPATGNVIWKHSCGKPLFSSPRCCSQYICIGCVDGNLLCFTHFGEQVWQFSTSGPIFSSPCTSPSEQKIFFGSHDCFIYCCNMKGHLQWKFETTSRVYATPFAFHNYNSSNEMLLAAASTDGKLWILESQSGQLQSVYELPGEVFSSPVVLESMLIIGCRNNYVYCLDLLGGNQK; encoded by the exons GCAACACCAACATTGCTTAGAAGATTTGGATCTCAGCTTATCAAGTCAACTGTTTTGTCAGCCACTACTTCTCTTCGAGTATTAGCCCTTGGTGGTGAAGTGTTTCCATCATTGACGGTTctcagaagctggagaggagaaggcaataaaacacaaatatttaatgtttatggTATCACAGAGGTATCAAGTTGGGCGACTATTTATAGGATTCCAGAGAAGATTCTTAACTCTACTTTAAA ATGTGAATTGCCTGTACACCTGGGATTTCCACTTCTTGGAACAGTAGTCGAAGTTAGAGATACTAATGGCTTCACAATTCAAGAAGGCAGTGGCCAAGTATTTTTAg GTGGCAGAAACAGAGTGTGTTTTCTTGATGGTGAAGTGACAGTACCACTTGGCACAATGCGAGCCACAGGAGACTTTGTGACTGTGAAAGATGGAGAGATATTTTTTCTGGGACGAAAGGATAGTCAGATCAAACGTCATGGCAAACGTCTTAACATTGAACTTGTACAACAG GTTGCTGAAGAGCTTCAGCAAGTGGAGTCTTGTGCAGTTACATGGTATAATCAGGAAAAATTAATTCTCTTCATGGTATCTAAAGATGCTTTAGTAAAAGATTACATCTTTAAAGAACTGCAGAAACATCTTCCAAGTCATGCAATCCCGGATGAGCTTGTATTGATTGATACTCTACCATTTACATCCCACG GCAAAATTGATGTTTCTGAGTTAAACAAGATATATTTAAACTACATAAACTTGAAGTCTGAGAATAAGCTCAGTGGGAAAGAGGACCTTTGGGAAAAATTACAGTATTTGTGGAAg TCTACTCTGAATCTCCCAGATCTTTTGAAGGTTCCTGATGAGTCACGATTCTTAAATAGTGGTGGAGATTCACTAAAGTCCATGCGGCTCCTCAGTGAGATTGAAAAACTTGTTGGGACATTAGTACCTGGGCTTCTGGAAATGATTCTCAGTAGTTCCATTTTAGAGATTTATAATCACATCCTTCAAACAGTGTTTCCAGATGAAGATGTGACATTCAGGAAGAGTTGTGCCACAAAAAGGAAACTCAGCAACATTAATCAAGAGGAAGCCAGTGGAACATCTTTACATCAGAAAGCCATCATGACTTTAAGTTGCCACAACAAGATTAATGCTTTTGTTGCACTGAGCAGAGGGAGTCAAATTTTGTCTTTGAATACTACTAGGTTTTTACCAAAGTTAGGACATTGCTCTTCAGCCTATCCTTCTGATTCAGTTTCACAGACCAACACTCAAAATTTAAAAGGCCTAAATTCTCCAGTTCTTATTGGGAAGTCAAAAGATCCATCCTGTGTTGCAAAAGTTCCTGAAGAGGGGAAACCTGCGATAGGGACTCAGAAAATGGAGTTACATATGAGGTGGAGGTCAGACACAGGCAAATGCGTAGATGCTTCACCGCTGGTTGTAATACCTTCTTTTGATGAGTCATCTACAACTGTGTACATTGGTTCCCATTCTCATAAAATGAAGGCAGTTGACTTTTACTCTGGGAAGGTGAAATGGGAACAGAGTTTGGGAGATCGAATTGAATCCTCAGCCTGTGTATCTAAGTGTGGAAACTTTATTGTGGTGG GCTGTTATAATGGATTAGTTTATGTTCTGAAAAGTAATAGTGGAGAAAAATACTGGATGTTTACTACTGAAGACACCATCAAAAGCTCGCCAACCATGGATCCAACCACAGGACTCATTTACATTGGATCTCATGACCAGCATGCATATGCTTTAGATATTTAT AGAAAGAATTGTGTTTGGAAGTCAAAATGTGGAGGAACTGTCTTTTCCTCTCCGTGTTTGAACCTGATTCCACATCATTTGTATTGTGCTACACTGGGAGGACTTTTACTGGCTGTAAATCCT GCTACTGGGAATGTTATTTGGAAACATTCCTGTGGAAAACCACTCTTCTCTTCCCCACGATGTTGCTCACAGTATATTTGTATTGGCTGTGTAGATGGGAATTTACTCTGCTTTACTCACTTTGGAGAACAg GTTTGGCAGTTCTCTACCAGTGGACCAATCTTTTCATCCCCATGTACCTCACCATCagagcaaaaaatattttttggttccCATGATTGCTTTATCTACTGCTGTAACATGAAAGGTCACTTGCAGTGGAAATTTGAAACTACTTCAAGGGTCTATGCAACACCGTTTGCTTTCCATAACTACAATAGCAGCAATGAAATGTTGCTGGCAGCAGCATCTACTGATGGGAAACTGTGGATCTTGGAATCTCAGAGTGGACAACTGCAAAGTGTTTATGAACTTCCTGGAGAAGTATTCTCTTCTCCTGTGGTCCTGGAATCAATGCTCATTATTGGGTGTagaaataattatgtttattGTCTGGATTTGTTGGGTGGCaatcaaaaataa